DNA sequence from the Sediminibacillus dalangtanensis genome:
ATAGCATGGGCATTATTATTGCAGGGTCACTTGTTATATTACTATCAGTGGGTAACTACTTTTTGCCGATTCGTACATATTGGAAAGGATTTGCCTTCGCATTACTGCCTTATTTGGTCGTCATCGCACTTTTCTTTACAGATGGTTATGCGTTGAACAAGCATTATTTACTATTATTATCAATTGCCATGATCGCACTTTATTTTAAGAAAGAATTGATCCTTTTATTCGGTATCGTAGTGGACATCGGACTAGTGGTGACGTATTTGTTCAACTCTGCTGAGTTGTTGAATGTCGATGATAATTTCAAAGGATTTATCACTGTTTTTATTCTGGTCAACGGAGTATTGGCGGCTCTTTATTTATTGACCAATTGGGGGCGTGAGCTGATCAATGCTTCCTATGAAAAGGAAGAGGAAGCAAAGCAGTTGATAGGGAAACTGGAAGAAACATTCCGTTCGATCGAGGAGGGAACCGCTACACTGGAGAGCAATATCAGTCATTTTAACACCAATATTTCTACTATTTATGATTCCAGTCATAATATTTTGGATTCGGTCCAGCAAATGGCTGCCGGTATCCAGGAAGAAGCGAACAGTGTTACGATGGTTAGTGAATCGATGGGAAGTTCACTGCAAAAAACCAATCAGACGATCGCGATTTCCCAACAGATAGCCGACCAGTCGGGTGTCATGAATAACAAAGTGCAAGATGGCTGGGATAAAATCAATCAGGTCACAGAACACTTTACTACAGTGAATACAGCGATTGGGACAACAACTGTAACGGTTTCGGATCTGCAGTCGAGCTTGGAAACTGTCAACTCCTTGTTAGAAGGCATTAAACAAATTGCCGACCAAACGAATCTGCTGGCATTGAACGCTGCAATTGAGTCCGCACGGGCCGGTGAGCAGGGGAAAGGCTTTGCTGTCGTAGCAGATGAAGTGCGTAAGCTGGCGGAGCAAAGCGCAAGCATCACGGTGGATATTACCGAAGTAACCAATACGCTTTTCCTTAAATCGCAGGAGGCGCAGGAAAAATCGAGCCAGGGTGAGGTTGCCGTAGCAGAAGGGCAAAAGCTGTTAACCGAAGTCTCGACGTTTTTTGAGGAAATGAAGGATTCATTCCAGGGGACGAACGAACAGCTTTCGTTAGGAATGGATGAAATCAAGTCGGCTACGGACAATTTCGCACAGATTCAGACCCAAATCGAAAATGTAGCAAATATATCGGAAGAAAATGCGGCATCCACGCAGGAGATTGTTTCGACACTGGAAAACGAGCATCAATTGATCGCTGCGATTAACGACGCTGTGGCAGAGATTAATAAGCTAAGTGGTGAGTTGAAAGAAATGGTCAACAACAAGTAAGAAGATTGGTTGATTCGGTAATGGAGATTGCCGGGATGAGTGGGATGAGCCAGATAGGATGGAATGAAGAAGGAACAGTCGGCGGTAGAACCGTCCCTGTTCCTTTTTTGATGGGCGTTTAGTTTTGTGCTTCGCGAAATGCTTCCTCTGTTCCGACAAAACCAATCATCGTGGAAAGCTCCGTGCCATCCTCAGCGGTACAAGAACTCAGATAGACAATAGGTCCCCGCTGGGATATGTAGGAGCATTCGTATGTACCGACCGGGGATTGTTCATAGTTGCCATAATTATTTTCGAATGTGATGGTTTCCCCATCATAGGAAATCTTATTTTCGCTATGGCTCCCGTCGAGATCAAACACCGAAATCGTTACTTCGTCTTCTTTGTTTTCTTCCACATTGTTCATGAGTTGAACGAGCTTGTCGGCATTTTCAACTTCTACTGCACCTTGGGCGATTTCTTGAAAGCTGTTGGCTTGATGCTGGGCGATTACGTGATCGTTTTCCCGGGCGTCTTCAACGGAGTAGCTTTCTTCTGAATCTGCACTCGAGCAGGCAGCAAGCGGTGTGATTGATAGCAGTAAGAATACCAGTATTTTTTTCATAATACCTCCTGAGCGTTTTTTGGATGGCAGTGATCTGTTTTTTATGTATTGGAATGCTTAAAATTGCTTGAATGATGACGAACGAAGCAATGGACTGTGATGTTTTATGTAACAGCGAGAGGTAGGAGTCAGTTTGTTGTAGATAAGCATATCCCCTAGGAAGTTGCACATCCTTTTGTTAAAATCCTTATTCTTTATATATAGTATATTTTTAAAATGCTGCTAATACAATGTTTATTTCATTATTTTACCATTTATGCTCTTGCTTGTTGCTAATCTGGGTTGCTTCTTCACAGAAAAAACTAAGGCAGTAAGCCTTAGTGAATTGTTTCGAATCACTTGAAAGGAAGCACATTATGCCGCTCGATCACGATCGTCATCCGCAGGAACAACCGTGTCAGGGATGGTTTCTCTCTGAACATCCCAAAAATAAACCCGTGGCAGCCCAAAACACAGCCAATACTCCTGCACCAAAGAAGTACCCACAAACAAAACCAACTGCCAATCCATCCCTCTCACTAACCAACCTCCTTTCTTCGGAAATTAAGGGGTCAGTCCCTGATTCGATGTGAGCGATTCGATCGGCCCTGAATGGGGACTGACCCTCGAAATTGCAAAACCGCTCAGTGGCCGGGTTTCCGGAGTACTCCCCATCCTAAAGTGGTGAAAAACGCCTATTTGGGGTCAGTCCCCACGGGTCCGTGTTGGGGGTGACTCCGTCTGAATGGGGACTGATCCCTGTTCGTTTCCGGTCGTTTCTCTGGTCGGTTCTGCCCGGTATTTACAGTATATCGTTGGTTGGGCTTGTTTAAGAACTGGGGGTGGGTCAGTATAACAATATAGTTTCCGGCGTCTACCTGCTGGTAATCTGTGCTGGTTTTTGCAACAATAGAAGGGAGGATGCAGTTACTAGAAAATGAGAATGAATCCAGCCGGAGGGAGCAAAACTTCCGATGAAAAGAGGGTGATGCTATGTATTTAACGGTGAAAGAAACGGCTGAATATTTATCCATGAAAGAGTCGGTGATTGAAACGCTGATTTTGCATAACCGTATCCGGGCCATCCATGATGGCGAGCAGTACCTGGTCAACAAGGAACAGTTTGTTTCCCATCTGGAAGAAGTGGAAAAGTACAAGCAGATAATTCAGGAATACCTTGCTGAACCTCTGCCGGAAGATATTGATGTGAAAGACGAAGATTAAGAACAAAAGCGCAAGCGCCTGTTTAAAGAAGTACAGGCTAAAGCCGCCACGTCCTGTGGCAACGCCTGCATGACCCACATCGTTTGGGCCTCCGACAAGCTTAAGAACAGCCTCGGCGTGGCGCTTTTTGCCACACTGAGGTGGGCTTAAGACCTCGAGGGGGTAGGCGCTGGAGCTGGACGTGGCTGTTTCAGCCAATAATTATCCACAGGCAATTAAATTTATAATTAACAAAAAAGGCGGGACACCTTGGTTGGCGTCCCGCTTTTTCGCATTATTCGTCGTGTAAAAAGTCTTGCATCAAGGCCGCATTGTGTTCCACATCAATCGATAATGCCAAGCCAACACCTTCATATCTAACATCTTCATAGGAGCCGTCCTCTGGAATTCTCAATGTTTCAAATTCCTTCGTATTCCCCAGCACCACATCTTTTGCCATACTGGTAATCAAACCAGTACGGACATTGGTGTCTACATATCCTTGTGCAAAGCCGACCAATTCTGGAAGCTTGGTGACCGTCGAGACGCTTTTAACCTTATCGGTAAGCTTCTTGATGACTTCCTGCTGGCGCTGCACCCGGCCGAAATCACTCTTGTCATCGTGACGGAAACGGGCGTACGCGAGTAACTCTTTCCCGTTCAATTTCTGCGTCCCTTCTTCCAGTTGAATCCCGAGCGCTTTTTCGTCCTGGACCATTTCCGGCGTTACCGTTGCTTCGATGCCGTCTGGTGCTATTGTATTGACCACATCGACAAATCCTTCAAAGCCGACAATTGCATAGTAATGCAGATCTACTCCGAAGTTATGGCTAATCGTTTCGCGCAGTAAATCAGGACCACCAATCGCATAAGCCGCATTGATTTTGTTATAGCCGTGACCGGGTATTTCAACATAAGTGTCCCGCATAATCGAGACGATTTTCGGACGCTTCGAACTGGAATCATAATGAGCGATCATAATCGTATCCGTACGCGCAGGCTCATCTCCGCGGGAATCGTCACCCAACATCAGCACATTGAAATTGTCGGCTGTTTCTTCTGCTCCATGAAATTCGTACTCTTCCTTTGGCTGCTTTTCTTCAGCGGTCGACTTGGCTTGATACCATTGATAGACGGAATATCCACCGATCGCGATTATAAGCAACAGAAAGATGACAAGAAAACGTCTTCTTTTTTTTCGTTTACGCCTTTTTCTTCTATATTCCAACCTTTTATCATTCGTCTCTGTCATGATAAACTCTCCTAGTTTACTAAATAGTGGTCCACTCTCCGGACAGCTTTCAACATTATTCTACCATATTGTAGTTGAAGATAACTACAGTATCCTGGTTGTTTTCCTATGGTGAATCATTGCCGGAAATCTGACAGGAAGAAATGGTTGTTTGCAGAAACTATTGTCAGGTTACCTTCCAAAACTGTAACAATTTTTTAACAATTCATCTATAATGTGACTTAATACAGACATTTCAGCCTTCAAGTTCTTCTTTTTATATGCCTTTAGACCAGTAACAAGCTCCGCATTCTATCTTCCCTCTCGGACTTTCGCCTCAATTTTCTCCTATAAAGAAGATCTTGCCAGTCCAGCCAAAATAAAACTTGTTTTACCCAGAAAAAGAAGGGGTATCTATTGGTTACCAGTTATTTTTCTGACAATATTATCAAGGAGGATGGGGAAATGAAACCAGTGAAAAATGTAGAGAAAGGATCGCCAGAGAATTCATCTGCGGTTACTGAACAGGAAATACAAACAGAAAAGACAACATATGATAATAAATCGATAAAAGTTAATAGAGGTACCAGAACATTTCAGGAAAATAACGCGGAAACAGATCAAAATAAACAACAACGAAAAAAGGATAAAAAAGAGCAAAAAGGTTCGACATTTCTTGTACTGGCGAACCGGCTCCCGGTAGATAGTTATACAGATGAAAATGGAAATATACAATGGAAAAGGTCGCCAGGCGGACTCGTTACAGCATTGGAACCAATGCTGAAGAAGAGAGAAGGTGCCTGGATTGGCTGGGCGGGCGGCACCAGTGAACCGCCAGCACCATTCAGAGAAGATGGCATGAAAATAGTGCCGATCGAACTGACGCAAGAGGATGTGGAAGAGTACTACGAAGGTTTTTCCAATGCCACGCTTTGGCCGCTTTACCATGATGCCATGGTAACGCCGAAATTTGATCGAAGCTGGTGGGGTAAATACGTAGAAGTGAACCAGCGTTTTGCCGATGCTGCGGCCAAAGAAGCAGCAGAAGGTGGAACTGTGTTCATTCAGGATTA
Encoded proteins:
- a CDS encoding methyl-accepting chemotaxis protein codes for the protein MEQHDSYNTQRVHKVNLVLLLIVVFLLVIPIVIERGLGDSMGIIIAGSLVILLSVGNYFLPIRTYWKGFAFALLPYLVVIALFFTDGYALNKHYLLLLSIAMIALYFKKELILLFGIVVDIGLVVTYLFNSAELLNVDDNFKGFITVFILVNGVLAALYLLTNWGRELINASYEKEEEAKQLIGKLEETFRSIEEGTATLESNISHFNTNISTIYDSSHNILDSVQQMAAGIQEEANSVTMVSESMGSSLQKTNQTIAISQQIADQSGVMNNKVQDGWDKINQVTEHFTTVNTAIGTTTVTVSDLQSSLETVNSLLEGIKQIADQTNLLALNAAIESARAGEQGKGFAVVADEVRKLAEQSASITVDITEVTNTLFLKSQEAQEKSSQGEVAVAEGQKLLTEVSTFFEEMKDSFQGTNEQLSLGMDEIKSATDNFAQIQTQIENVANISEENAASTQEIVSTLENEHQLIAAINDAVAEINKLSGELKEMVNNK
- a CDS encoding excisionase family DNA-binding protein, with product MYLTVKETAEYLSMKESVIETLILHNRIRAIHDGEQYLVNKEQFVSHLEEVEKYKQIIQEYLAEPLPEDIDVKDED
- a CDS encoding LCP family protein → MTETNDKRLEYRRKRRKRKKRRRFLVIFLLLIIAIGGYSVYQWYQAKSTAEEKQPKEEYEFHGAEETADNFNVLMLGDDSRGDEPARTDTIMIAHYDSSSKRPKIVSIMRDTYVEIPGHGYNKINAAYAIGGPDLLRETISHNFGVDLHYYAIVGFEGFVDVVNTIAPDGIEATVTPEMVQDEKALGIQLEEGTQKLNGKELLAYARFRHDDKSDFGRVQRQQEVIKKLTDKVKSVSTVTKLPELVGFAQGYVDTNVRTGLITSMAKDVVLGNTKEFETLRIPEDGSYEDVRYEGVGLALSIDVEHNAALMQDFLHDE